One genomic window of Syntrophotaleaceae bacterium includes the following:
- a CDS encoding Wzz/FepE/Etk N-terminal domain-containing protein — translation MQQENISLQDIWRIAKRRIWTFIIPAGSLTVLALLVAFLLPPVFQSNSTILIEEQEIPRDYVLTTVTGFAEQRLQTITQRIMSATRLLEIINRYGLYADKRQKWTSEETVDRMRKDIRFETISSDVIDPRSGRATAATIAFRLSYRSGSPGTAQQIANVLTSLYLEENLKVRQQQTQGASKFLEDEMQDLKTQLEESDKKIAAFKQKHLDNLPELVNFNLQSLDRTERDIDQLQSQLGMLRERESYLQTQLASIPADARDQDRQRLAELRLQLTNLLSRVSEAYPDVAKLRAEIAEIEGRLKITGGETGDKPDNQAYITLSAQLASTQSEIESVKSQVDGFYKKREEYRGRIEGAPKVEEVYKVLVAERNNIQAKFDELSNKFMEARLAQGLERDQMGERFTLIEAASLPEKPVSPNRPAIALIGLILGVGAGAGLVALLEYGDNSVRSTEELSRKLRLPVLAGIPEIVTASQQARMQRRRRMMQLGVLVLLVGGVMIFHFFIMDLDIFWAKLSRRMDV, via the coding sequence ATGCAACAGGAGAACATCTCGCTCCAGGATATCTGGCGTATCGCCAAGCGCCGCATCTGGACTTTCATCATCCCCGCCGGGTCTCTGACCGTCCTGGCCCTGCTGGTCGCCTTTCTGCTGCCGCCGGTGTTCCAGTCGAACTCCACCATCCTCATCGAGGAGCAGGAGATCCCCCGGGACTACGTGCTGACCACGGTGACCGGCTTCGCCGAGCAGCGCCTGCAAACCATCACCCAGCGGATCATGAGCGCCACCCGACTGCTCGAGATCATCAACCGCTACGGCCTCTATGCCGACAAGCGACAGAAGTGGACCAGCGAGGAGACGGTGGACCGGATGCGCAAGGATATCCGCTTCGAGACCATCAGCTCCGACGTAATCGATCCGCGCTCGGGGCGGGCCACCGCGGCGACCATTGCCTTCCGGCTGTCCTATCGGTCGGGCAGTCCCGGCACCGCCCAGCAGATCGCCAACGTCCTGACCTCCCTCTATCTCGAGGAGAACCTCAAGGTCCGCCAGCAGCAGACCCAGGGCGCCTCCAAGTTCCTCGAAGACGAAATGCAGGACCTGAAGACCCAGCTCGAGGAGAGCGACAAGAAGATCGCCGCTTTCAAGCAGAAGCATCTCGACAATCTCCCGGAACTTGTCAATTTCAATCTCCAGTCCCTCGACCGCACGGAACGGGACATCGATCAGCTGCAGAGCCAGCTGGGGATGCTGCGGGAGCGGGAGAGCTACCTGCAGACCCAGTTGGCCAGCATACCGGCCGATGCCCGCGACCAGGACCGCCAGCGGCTGGCCGAACTGCGGCTGCAGCTCACCAACCTGCTGAGCCGGGTGAGCGAAGCCTATCCCGACGTGGCGAAACTGCGCGCCGAAATTGCCGAGATCGAAGGCCGACTGAAAATCACCGGCGGAGAAACCGGCGACAAGCCGGACAACCAGGCCTACATCACCTTGTCCGCCCAATTGGCCAGTACCCAGTCGGAGATCGAATCGGTCAAGTCCCAGGTTGACGGTTTCTACAAAAAACGGGAGGAATACCGTGGGCGGATCGAGGGAGCCCCCAAGGTGGAGGAAGTCTACAAGGTGCTGGTCGCCGAGCGGAACAACATCCAGGCCAAGTTCGACGAGCTATCCAACAAGTTCATGGAGGCCCGCCTGGCTCAAGGGCTTGAGCGGGATCAGATGGGCGAGCGCTTCACCCTGATCGAAGCCGCCAGCCTGCCGGAAAAGCCGGTGAGCCCCAACCGCCCTGCCATCGCCCTGATCGGCCTGATCCTCGGGGTCGGCGCCGGGGCCGGCCTGGTGGCCCTGCTTGAATACGGCGACAATTCGGTCCGCTCCACCGAGGAACTGTCCCGCAAGCTGCGCCTGCCGGTGCTGGCAGGCATCCCCGAAATCGTCACCGCCTCGCAGCAGGCCCGCATGCAGCGCCGCCGCCGCAT
- a CDS encoding outer membrane beta-barrel protein yields MSSCRLISKIGRCCRRALLVMTILLVAAVPAMAAQLKLVPSLTLRQEYNDNLFFEDSDEERHWITTVYPGLDLVRKTERLQLDATARLGLRKYLDQEQLDSIDQQYRGTLQWRFGPRLALNLAGGYLRDFRTDRDLEEIGLTTAQTRRDREQAGLGVEYALTERSRLDLGWGFIRTEYEEDEEADSDSHTASIGWSYALTERMQNRLSLGYSHSEFTGSRIDNLVLSTGLSYSGSERLTWQVMAGGRYTRSRFEESVLVGFTEVVPGVFVGVFEKRDEESDDLGWVASASVNWKGEFSQAGLALQREVRLASGRTGSTEVTSLVLNGSHRLSEQFSMTFSGGYYINEADEGEFGGEGIDEQTLRLSPGLKYQWTPDLSAELSYDYTRLDDREEDTEQTRNLVFLRLTYRFPVEF; encoded by the coding sequence ATGAGCAGTTGCAGGCTTATCTCTAAAATCGGGCGCTGCTGCCGTCGGGCGCTCCTGGTGATGACGATCCTCCTCGTCGCGGCCGTTCCCGCAATGGCCGCCCAGCTCAAACTGGTGCCCTCGCTGACCTTGCGGCAGGAGTACAACGACAACCTGTTTTTCGAGGATTCGGACGAGGAGCGCCACTGGATCACCACGGTCTATCCCGGACTGGACCTTGTGCGCAAAACCGAACGGCTGCAGCTGGATGCCACGGCCCGTCTGGGCCTGAGGAAGTACCTCGATCAGGAGCAGCTCGATTCCATCGATCAGCAGTACCGGGGAACCCTCCAGTGGCGGTTCGGGCCGCGGTTGGCCCTCAACCTGGCAGGCGGCTATCTGCGGGATTTCCGTACCGACCGCGACCTGGAAGAGATCGGCCTGACGACGGCCCAAACCCGCAGAGATCGGGAGCAGGCCGGTCTGGGAGTGGAATACGCCCTCACCGAACGTTCGCGGCTCGACTTGGGCTGGGGTTTCATCCGGACCGAGTACGAGGAGGACGAGGAGGCCGACAGCGACAGCCATACCGCAAGCATCGGCTGGTCCTACGCACTGACCGAGCGGATGCAGAACCGGTTGAGCCTCGGGTACAGCCACAGTGAATTCACCGGCTCGCGCATCGACAACCTCGTGCTGTCGACGGGCCTGTCCTATTCCGGCTCTGAACGCCTGACCTGGCAAGTGATGGCGGGCGGACGTTATACCCGCTCCCGCTTCGAGGAGTCTGTGCTGGTTGGTTTCACCGAGGTGGTCCCGGGTGTTTTTGTCGGAGTGTTTGAAAAAAGGGACGAGGAATCCGATGATCTGGGCTGGGTCGCCTCCGCCTCCGTCAACTGGAAGGGGGAGTTCAGCCAGGCCGGTCTCGCCCTGCAGCGGGAGGTTCGCCTGGCTTCGGGCCGGACCGGATCCACGGAGGTCACCTCTCTGGTGCTCAACGGCAGCCATCGGCTCAGCGAACAGTTCTCCATGACCTTCAGCGGCGGCTACTATATCAACGAGGCCGACGAGGGGGAGTTCGGCGGCGAGGGGATCGACGAGCAGACCCTGCGGCTGTCCCCCGGACTGAAGTACCAGTGGACCCCGGATCTATCTGCAGAACTGAGCTACGATTACACCCGGCTCGATGACCGGGAAGAGGATACCGAACAGACCCGAAATCTGGTTTTCCTCAGATTGACGTATCGCTTTCCGGTGGAATTCTGA